In a single window of the Cucurbita pepo subsp. pepo cultivar mu-cu-16 chromosome LG18, ASM280686v2, whole genome shotgun sequence genome:
- the LOC111780167 gene encoding acyl carrier protein 2, mitochondrial-like, giving the protein MAARNSLLKHLRVHVQALPKTNSPIFYVNPFNAIRRRLFSEEVRGSFLDKSEVTDRVISVVKKFQKVDPSKVTPTAHFQNDLGLDSLDTVEVVMALEEEFRFEIPDNEADKINAINLAVDFIASHPQAK; this is encoded by the exons ATGGCGGCCAGAAACTCTCTGCTGAAGCATCTTAGGGTTCATGTTCAGGCCCTGCCTAAAACCAACAGCCCCATTTTCTACGTCAACCCTTTCAATGCGATTCGACGCCGTCTCTTTTCCGAGGAGGTTAGGGGTTCTTTTCTCGACAAATCGGAAGTCACCGACCGCGTCATTTCCGTTGTCAAGAAGTTTCAGAAAGTCGATCCTTCTAAG GTTACTCCAACAGCCCATTTCCAAAATGATCTAGGCTTGGATAGCTTAGATACTGTGGAGGTTGTGATGGCTCTTGAAGAAGAGTTCCGGTTTGAAATTCCCGACAACGAAGCAGACAAAATCAATGCTATCAACCTTGCAGTTGATTTTATTGCCTCTCACCCTCAAGCAAAATAG
- the LOC111780166 gene encoding thioredoxin F-type, chloroplastic-like: MALRISLSPPSIRSSPSLPCSGRQPTAAVSDAKSGCFSSKRLSVTSSRSIGVSSGNRSFKVNSSLETAGATVGTVTEVNKDTFWPIVNAAGDKTVVLDMYTQWCGPCKVMAPKFQELSEKYLDVVFLKLDCNQDNKPLAKELGIKVVPTFKILKDKKVVKVVTGAKFDDLVLAIDAVRSS; the protein is encoded by the exons atgGCTTTGcgtatttctctctctccgccGTCGATTAGATCCTCGCCGTCGTTGCCCTGCAGCGGAAGGCAGCCGACTGCCGCAGTTTCCGATGCGAAGAGCGGCTGCTTTAGTTCAAAGAGGTTGAGTGTCACTAGTAGCAGGAGCATTGGTGTTTCCAGTGGAAATCGGTCCTTCAAGGTCAATTCCAGCTTGGAGACTGCTGGCGCTACTGTCGGCACGGTCACCGAGGTCAACAAAGACACGTTTTGGCCCATCGTCAATGCCGCTGGTGATAAAACTGTTGTGCTCGATATGTACACCCAATG GTGTGGACCATGCAAAGTGATGGccccaaaatttcaagaattgtCCGAGAAATATCTCGACGTTGTCTTTCTAAAGCTCGACTGCAACCAAGACAATAAG CCATTAGCAAAGGAACTCGGGATAAAAGTCGTGCCAACCTTCAAAATTCTGAAGGACAAAAAGGTCGTTAAAGTAGTAACTGGGGcaaaatttgatgatttggTTCTCGCCATTGATGCTGTAAGATCCAGCTGA